A stretch of Desulfotalea psychrophila LSv54 DNA encodes these proteins:
- a CDS encoding NAD(P)H-dependent glycerol-3-phosphate dehydrogenase — protein MSNLTPSIAVIGAGSWGTSLAILLAGKGYPVRLWGHNKEHIDRLISDGENSRYLPGISLPESLYPTPSLEKAVLGAQLVLMVVPSHVFRTVFRDLIPFLPIDCQIVSAVKGIENSTLSTMHMVMAQELAAYPALALIELGVISGPSFAKEVAQKQPTAVTVGFASADTAKKVQDIFSTDYFRVYTSTDIDGLEISGAFKNVMAIAAGISDGLSYGSNARAALITRGLAEMQRLGAAMNADPATFAGLSGLGDLLLTCTGDLSRNRNVGLQLGKGHSIEHIESEMFMVAEGVKTTKSFYDLARKLDVETPILDEVYHIIYEGKDCSQAVQDLLGRKLKPE, from the coding sequence ATGAGTAATTTAACTCCATCCATTGCCGTTATCGGAGCAGGATCCTGGGGTACATCCCTGGCGATCCTGCTGGCCGGTAAGGGCTATCCGGTACGTCTCTGGGGCCATAATAAGGAGCACATTGACAGGCTTATCAGTGATGGGGAAAACAGTCGGTATTTGCCAGGTATTTCCTTGCCAGAGAGCCTCTATCCTACTCCATCCCTGGAAAAAGCTGTGTTGGGTGCTCAATTGGTATTGATGGTTGTTCCCAGCCATGTGTTCCGTACAGTTTTTCGGGATTTAATACCATTTTTGCCTATTGATTGTCAGATTGTTTCAGCGGTAAAGGGTATTGAAAATAGTACCCTTTCCACTATGCATATGGTTATGGCCCAGGAGCTGGCTGCATATCCTGCTCTGGCGCTAATAGAGCTCGGGGTTATTTCGGGTCCTTCCTTTGCCAAAGAGGTTGCTCAAAAACAGCCAACAGCCGTTACCGTTGGTTTTGCCTCTGCTGATACGGCAAAAAAGGTGCAGGATATTTTTAGTACCGACTATTTTCGGGTCTATACCAGTACTGATATAGATGGACTAGAGATAAGCGGGGCCTTCAAGAATGTTATGGCGATAGCTGCAGGCATCAGTGATGGGCTCTCCTATGGAAGTAATGCCCGGGCGGCACTTATCACCCGTGGTCTTGCTGAAATGCAGAGGTTGGGCGCTGCCATGAATGCTGATCCGGCCACCTTTGCCGGTCTCAGTGGTCTCGGAGATTTATTGTTGACCTGTACAGGAGACCTTAGCCGTAATCGTAATGTCGGCTTGCAACTTGGCAAGGGCCACTCCATTGAACATATAGAGAGTGAGATGTTCATGGTGGCAGAGGGAGTGAAGACCACAAAGTCTTTTTATGATCTTGCCCGGAAGTTAGATGTTGAGACTCCGATCCTCGATGAGGTCTATCATATCATCTATGAGGGCAAGGATTGTTCGCAGGCGGTACAGGATCTTTTGGGTCGAAAGCTCAAACCTGAATAG